Proteins encoded within one genomic window of Carassius gibelio isolate Cgi1373 ecotype wild population from Czech Republic chromosome A4, carGib1.2-hapl.c, whole genome shotgun sequence:
- the LOC127968466 gene encoding NACHT, LRR and PYD domains-containing protein 6, whose amino-acid sequence MASVKQLLYDTLDDLEEEHLKRFKSFLREDGPIPASVLEKADATDTVDQMLDRFGPERAVNTTLDILKKITQNNLAEQLENKHMEVKIINCAQTGFDLNNETGAEINVA is encoded by the exons ATGGCGTCAGTTAAACAGCTGCTTTATGACACACTGGATGACCTGGAAGAAGAACATTTGAAGAGatttaagagcttcttaagagAAGATGGACCTATTCCGGCTTCTGTACTGGAGAAGGCTGATGCAACAGATACAGTGGATCAGATGCTGGATCGTTTTGGGCCAGAAAGGGCTGTGAATACCACTCTTGATATCCTGAAAAAGATTACCCAGAACAATCTTGCTGAACAGTTAGAGAACAAACACATGGAAG TCAAGATCATCAACTGTGCTCAGACTGGATTTGATCTCAACAATGAAACAGGTGCAGAAATAAATGTTGCATAA